A segment of the Anopheles cruzii chromosome 2, idAnoCruzAS_RS32_06, whole genome shotgun sequence genome:
CCTTCTTCTCCACAATAACTGGGACCTTCTTTTCCACCTCAACCGGATACGGGACCTTCACTTCCACGGGGACGTGCTTTTCCACTTCCACCGGGTACGGAACCGGGATCTTCTTCGTGATGATTTCCTTTTTGGTAATTAGCGGAGTGTGGCCTTCCAATGAACTATCCTCGAGGTCCCACAGTCCTCGCTTTTCCTTCTTGGACTCGTCGACTGCCGCTACGCAAACGATGGCCAGCGCCATAGAAAATACGATGAACGCCTGATGGGTAGAATAGCGGTAATCAAAGCGGATAGAGTTTCCTCCCAAAGGATCGGCCTAACCTGTTTGAGGTGATGAACTTACCTTCATGGTAGCCTTCCCAAACGCTGGTGAAAACGACGTGCCGTAAGTGAACTGCCCCCTGAAACGTTCGGCTGCAAGATGATGCGTCAAACCAATCCAGCACGTGGCTTTTATACGCATTTCTCCTCGCACCTGAACACAATCGCAACAGTTGGCGTAACTTTCCTAATAAACCGACACTAGACACGGGTCGGCCTCTTTACGCCCCGGTGAGCCCCGCGAATACGCAAGATAACAACACACGAGGCACGCATCTCATCGGAGCCATCTCTGTGGGCTGACCGCAGCCAgccaaaaacggaaaccacgTAACCATAATGATGCGCTGAACCGTGTAATAAATGTGTAAAATCTTCTCAACCATTTTTGAAGGTCACCAGGCTTTGCACGCCACCCGCTTCAAGTCGTCTTTGGATGTAACCATCCAAATGTAGGTAGGTTGCCAGCCGAAATAGTTTTCTTTCACGAGAAAAACAGCTGCTCAGTCTTAGATGGACAAGACAGTTTCCAATTTTGCTCCTTTTGAAAGCTCAGAGAAAAATTCGTAGCAGATTTTGTACTATTTACAGTAATCCTTGTTGTCCAGAATTGTTCAGAATCCTCCAGAATTGGCTAAACTCATCTAGGTTATTAGAACCACTTTAGCTAGGTTTGGGTTCATTTTCActtccgatttttttctcacttcatTTGGGCTTTCGATTCCGACAAATGATCGATTACTGTCGGTGTCGCAAGCTCACGCTCATGATCTGTTTGTCCAACAAAATTTGTATTTTACAACACACATTTTGTAAGACGATACCAAGTAAGATTTCTACAATCAATTCATGTTGATTCACTTTATCTTAGCACATTGTATCAGGCAAATTTGGACCAGTTTTAAGTATAGCAAATGGGACTATAATTCAACGGCTCTTGAGACTCGGTAGAACACGCCAAAAACTTGCACGTTATCATGAAGTTAATGAAACCTTAAAGTAATTCTATAAACTAACGCTATCATAAAGTGttgcaggctaagaccgccTGGCAGATAACTAAGTAAAGTCTGTTTGCCCGTACTGTTTTTTATGACCCATCACTAAAAACTACTGCAAAAACGTTCTGAAAGCATTGTTTGTGTCCGATTTGCTTTCGCTTCTCATTGACAAGTTCTTAATTTTATAGCGACATACCTTTTTGGACTCGTTACTCGCGTCCTTCGGTATTTACTACTAGAAATTCCATCAATGAGCACCTCGGTAAAATACCACCACGAATAAAGTGCCAGAGGTGCCACACTAACGGTTACGGTGGAATGATCGGCATCCCGGAAAAGGTGAGAACCGTAATCGCCAATCAACTGGAAAGGATTTTCGTGAAACGCAGCAGACAGCCAAGGCAGACCGTCAAAATAAACGTGGCAGCAGTCGTTTGTGTTTCTAAACCAGACAAGTATTTGCTGTTGAAGAATTCGATGGAACTAGAAGAGGTTTTTGGCACCCGATGGGTACAGTATATAAGCCACCAACTAGAGCAACCATAACCATCAGTACACGTTTAGCCAGCTTGAGAGCACCACCAaagcaaaactaaaaacaTGAAGGTGAGAATACTGAAGGTGACTTGGGGAGACCAAACTTCTGCAAGACATTCGTTACACAACTCCTTCCTTTCTGCCCTACCAGGTTATCATCGTTCTCTCGGCCATGCTGGCCATCGCCCTGTGCAGCAACGAACAGGAGGCTAACAAGAAGGACAAACGCGGAATCGTCGAGGTGAACAATGGATACGAGGATTACTACTACAATAATGAGTACCAGCATCCGCATGTGACCAACCACGTCACCGTAACGAAGAAGGTGGCCGTCCCGTACCCGGTGGCCGTCGAGAAGCATGTTCCGGTCGAGGTGAAGGTGCCGTACCCGGTGAAGGTGGAGAAGCATGTGCCGGTCGTCGTGGAGAAGAAGGTCCCGGTCTACATCGAGAAGAAGGTCGCAGTCCATGTCGATCGTCCTTATCCAGTTCCGGTCAAGGTTCCTGTTGAGGTTCCAGTCTACAAGAAAGAGTATGTCGAAGTCCCGAAGCCGTACGCAGTTCATGTCGAGAAGCCTTACCCGGTTTACGTGAAGCAACCGCACTACGTCCACAAAACGGTTGAAGCTCCAGTCTACGAGCACAAGTCACTGTGGCACTAAACCGGCCAAAGGCTCAAGTACTCATGTGTTTCAAAAAAATGGTTAAagaatggaaataaattcaacaGTCAATCAATACCCAACTCTATGCAATCTATTGGCTCTAGAGAAAGAAGTAGTCAACACTGTTTGAAGTTCTTGTCCTTCACGTCGGGATCGTAGgcatttttcttcgtcgtcaAAGCCTTCAAAATGAGTTGCATTCAACAAGTTCTCGCCTTCTTGACGATCCATAAAGTACTGGACAAATCATACATTGAACTTGTACTATTTGGAATAGAGAGAGGAATGAAGCTTGATGCTCGAAAGTTATATATTTCCTAACAACTCGAAAACTTCACATTTTCCTATCCCCCACAGGAGATAGTCCGAGGAACTCGTTCTTCAACTTGACTTGATTTTCAGTGTCTGAAGAGAGCTGCAGTCACTCATAAGCGTCGTCTTGTAACTGGACAGAACAGTTACAGAAGATCGAACCTAGATCGTTGATCGTTGATCGTAGATAGATTTGGTTATCAGAAGTTCTGCAATgcatgcaataaaaataacttcATATTCGCCAGATGAGATAAGAATAAAATtaagtttcactttcaacaGAACCCAACGTCGTGGTGAGTCAACGGCAAACATTGTCCAGTCACTGTACACGCAAACTCCCGCAGAACTTGCTAGTTTCGTCATCCCGGAACTAATAAACTCGTCCAGCTTCGTGCCAGCTTCCGGTCGCCGAGGGGCGCCTAAAGAATGGCCAATAAACACGAGCTAGTGGCGCACACATCCAATTAATTCTGTACCGATCACGGCAAAGACGGAATGTAATGGATTCGAAACCATGTAATAGGTTCAGGAAGATCGCCCTAACTTCGACTTAACGACACCTTCACCTCGTAAATGGCATACAGATACAGTGCAACCCCCCACGGTCGACGGAATGCGTAATGATGACGGTTTTGGTGAAGCGACCAGAGGCCACAACAATAAGACCGATCGCATTACGCACCCTGACGGAGGTCTGACGAAAcgacggggaaaaaaacttATCGGCAAAACGATAAAACGCTACAAAAAAATACAGATAAAGAAGGGACGACTGGAGTGTGTACGTTAGTCAGaggaagacagagagagacgtGTGCGGCGACGTGAGCAGTAAACAAACGACCGGCGCGGAGCAGAATGGATAAAaagtaaccaaaaaaaaaaccaaacctaCCACACACGATCAGGTTGCGTGGCGCAagtgcgacggcggcggcggtgtcctTTCCTTCCGATAAATGGATGACAGTCGAATCTCGCGGCCGCCGCGGAATATTTGGAGTAAAAGTGTTGGcttaaacaataaacaaaacaaaatgatcaAACGCTAATATTATTTCTGCGTCGATCGACCCGCCACGGTTCGTCATTTGAATTCCCCGCATTGAAATGCTGACCAATGGCTTGATCGaacgttttaaaataatattattgGAACTCAATTGGGGATCGCCATTGATCGGTCCGAAACTAATCTTTTTTGTTGACAATGTATTTTGTCTCACATTTACTTTACGATTAGCGGTAGCCGATGGAACCGCAAAAAATACAACTTTTTGATTCAACTGTTGCCATCAGAATTTTTTTCCATTATCAAACTATCAAACTATCGAATGCTTACGGTGCACCGCTCGCTACAAGTAAATAAGAGCGTAagttattttaattcattccAAAAGAACGAAAAGGGAACACATTTTTGATTTCGCTGCACCGAGGTTTCACTGTAGCGGATGATAACCGCACGCGGTTTAAACCCGTTCGGTGTCAGCACGCGCTGAGCCGCGAGCCAGCCCGCGATCAGTTCGAAAAGCCGGCTCTATCGGCACACAACACGTAGCGCGCGCGTCGTGTCGACCACACTGCTTAGCTTGCAGAAGTGGCTCAAATTGCCCAAATTCTGTATGGCCAGAGGGACCCCTCAGCTTGTCGTAAGCCACTCCAGAAGTCTTTCGCGGTAAATACGGGCGCCCCAGCATTCGACGTCATCTTATTAGTCACCGCGCAGAGTGtgtctgctgtgtgtgttgtgtgcgttaAGCTGTGTGCACCGCTCAGTGACATTCCATCGTCTCCTACGTAGGCAGGCACGTTCGAAATTCCGCGGCAGTGGCCGTGTTAAGATGAGATAAGCAaacgcagcaccaccaaaacaaaaccgacaaCCGAAGGCGGCGGCTCACCAAACAGTAATCGTTAGCACGACCACTAAAGAAAGCAGTGTGCCAGTGTTCGATGGTGTGCAGGTGTAATACGAAACCGTAGCAGAGAGAACCTATCAGCTGATagctccggtggccggcgggcgCCACTGAACCTGCTGCAAGGCTGCTCGCCACGTGCTCGGCGACGCTCTGCAAAGGTATGCGCTTACTCACGCTGAGGTTTGTTGTGACAACTACCGGCATCACCATTCGGGCGGCGGTCCGAATTTTTTATTGTGCCTCAAAAACCAATCCGTTGTCTTCCGATTGTTTACCGGGGTTTTCCGGGTTAATCACACGATATGACGAATGTCCTGTGgaataggttttttttctctctcgtgtCGTATCCAGCTTTGGATAGAGCTTTAGATTGGCacacatttgtttttttcaagaTACAGCTTTTCCGATTGGGAAGCAGTTTGATCTAGAGACCCCAGCCGTTCGAAGATCCGCAACCACTTGAGCGTAGAGGCACTTTCCTAGCGGCTATCCGTCCTCACAAATCAAATGATCACGCTTTTGATCATGCCCATAGATACCACATCAAAATAGCTCGCTGATAGGTTTCTTCAGAGAACAAAGGATGTATCTTATCGAAGTGCATTAGACAAAGAACAATGAGGTTTCTGAAACAAGTTGATTGGTCTATTATTTGGAAAAACTGCTTGTattgttaaattgttttttcttgttgcacATTTCAACTGATAATTCCTGACCGTAACAGCAACCTTTGGTTAGCAACATTACATCAGCAACAATTTGAAACAGTTTATCAACGCCAGCAGCACGGTCACGGTTAGCTTCATAGGTACAATTTTAAGGAATACCGTCTTCGATTACCCATGCCGATCACGCACAAAAGGATAGGCGGGATATAAATCTCAACATGTTATGCCATAACGATCACTCTTCACAATGTCCTCAGCTCGGTCCTTTGCTCTTCGCTAATTTTGTCGTAGAGCAACGACGACGTAACGACGACAACGCGGGCTGGCCCGTTATCAGCTGGCCCGTTTGACGACGCCACGAACGTACTCGCGCCTGGGAAGCGATCCATTTCTGCTGCGCTATCGAGGAATTGGAAGGGCGAAAAAAAGAGCAAGAAATGAACCACAAAGAGTGCACCAGCGTGATGATAAAGCCGCAGCCAGACCGGTAGGAAGCTTCGACAGTAACTGACGACGACCGAGGTGACTCAAAGCTCAGCATTAGTTTCGTACGCACACTGGAACGGGGCAGCAGAGGGAGCAGCCTTCAGTCGCGACGATCGTTTCTCGGCGGCAGCACACTCAAAACGCAACAATACGAAACCACTGCTTCAGAATGGACAACACAAATAGGTTTCGTAAAGCGGTGGTAGCGACCTGTCTAATGGTCCTCTCGCAACTTGGTTCAACGGTATCATCGGTAAGTTCATAGCGCCTAGCGACCGCGCAATTCGGACAGCCAGTTATTAACCTTGCTTTTCCGCCAGTACGACTACGCAGACTACTCCGAACGTACCCTTGACGAGACGGTGCCCCTTCAGCGATCGACAGTCGATAGTGAAAGCTATGT
Coding sequences within it:
- the LOC128278636 gene encoding titin-like; protein product: MKAFIVFSMALAIVCVAAVDESKKEKRGLWDLEDSSLEGHTPLITKKEIITKKIPVPYPVEVEKHVPVEVKVPYPVEVEKKVPVIVEKKVPVYIEKKVPVHVDRPYPVPVKVPVEVPVYKKEYVEVPKPYAVHVDKPYPVYVKQPVYVEKQVPVTVHIKEHHKKSLWG
- the LOC128278637 gene encoding mantle protein-like, with product MKVIIVLSAMLAIALCSNEQEANKKDKRGIVEVNNGYEDYYYNNEYQHPHVTNHVTVTKKVAVPYPVAVEKHVPVEVKVPYPVKVEKHVPVVVEKKVPVYIEKKVAVHVDRPYPVPVKVPVEVPVYKKEYVEVPKPYAVHVEKPYPVYVKQPHYVHKTVEAPVYEHKSLWH